The sequence TGGTTGTGATACCACTCTAATataactggtggtgactccactttaacattactggaggtgactcTACCGCAACATTAACGGTGTTGACCGTGCTGTGACATTACTTTTGGTGACCATGCTAtagtattactggtggtgaccccactgtaacattactgatggtgaccctactgtaaCACTAATGGTGGTGACGTCattataacattactggtgttgacactactctaacattaacggTGAAGACACTtacctaacattactggtgctgacccCATTCCAACATCACTGGTTGTGAAGATACAGTATcatgactggtggtgatccaattctaacattactggtggtgattttacTCTAACATAACTTGTGGGGATCCTGCTCTAGCAATGATGgtggtaattttaatctaacattactggtggtgatcctacactaacattattgctggtgatcctactcaaacagtactggtgttgaccctacccTCACAATACTTCCAGTTATCCTATTCTAAAAGTACTGGTGgtcaccctactctaacattactgttatttatcctactctaacattacttctggttatcctactctaatattactggtggtgaccctactctaacattaatgatggtgatcctactctaacattactgttattTATCCTACTCTAAGATTACTTCTGGTCATCCTACTCTAATATGACTGGTGatgatccttctctaacattacttttggtgaccgtattctaacattaattgtggtgaccaAATTGTAACATTTCTGTTGGTGTCCCATTGTAATATTACTGTTGGAGACCCGACGCTACCATTTCTGTTGGTGATCCCACTCTAATATgaatggtggtgactccactttaacattactggaggtgatccgACTTAAGCATTTACGGTGATGACCCTACATTACTGGCGATGACCATTCTCCATCATTTCTGGTGGTGATCTTAATCTAAAATTACTGGTTTTGACCCtgctataacattactggtggtaacccgactctaacattactggtggtgaccctactctaacattaatgattgCGATCCTACTCTAACTTGAATGAtggtgatccaactctaacattactgatggtgaccgttCTTTAACATTAAATATGATGATTCCACTATAACATAAcgagtggtgaccctactctaacattactggtagcgAGTTTACTCGAACATTACTTCTCAAAGAACTGGTGGTCACCATAATCTAACGTTACTGTTGTGTATCCTATTATAACATTATTAgaggtgactctactctaacatttccTCTGGTGATCCTACTGTAATATTAGTGGTGTTGATCTCACATTACTTTTGGTGACCATATTatcatattaattgttttaacccAATTGTAACATTTCTATTGGTGTCCCATTGCAATATTACtgttggagaccctactctaccaTTAGTGGTTGTGACcccactctaatattactggtggtgactccactttaacattactggtggtgaaccaactctatcattactggtggtgaacctactctaagattactagtggtgacccgactctaacattactggtggtgaccctactctaacattaattatCGTGACCATACAATAACATTGATTATGGGTGACCCGATtggaacattattggtggtgacactcctttaacattactggttgtgatACTACTCTCACATGACTGCGGGTGAatttactctaacattaatgatggtgattCTATTCTAACATTAGTGATGGTGATTCAATTCAAAAATTATTGATGGTGATCCAACTggagcattactggtggtgaccaaactggagcattactggtggtgatccaactggagcattactggtggtgaccctactgtaTCTTTTCtaatggtgaccctgctctaacattaatgatggtgatcctactcaaacgttaatgatggtgacccttctttaacattaattatggtgattctacgctaacattactggtgttgaccctactccaacGTTACTGGTGGCGAGTTTATTCTAACATTAttgttggtgaccctactctaacattaatggtgttgaccttagtctaacattactggtggtgaccctactctaacattactggtggtgatcctactctaacattactggtggtgatcctagtctaatattactggtggtgatcctactctaacattactggtagtgaacCTAGTCTAACGttaatgatggtgaccctactctaatattactggtcgcGAATCGacactaatattactggtggtgatcctactctaatattaccatgtttatcccatccaatcttgttctctcctccttaactgcaatctctgcatcgttcccctcttttgtgaagacagactcaaAGTATTCATTCTTCGGCCTCCACACACTGGCTACCtctttggtctccaataggccctactctttccttagtcttgctctttatgtatttataaaacatctctgattttacttgccaatattttttcatgccgtcactttgctttcctaattttcctagtttcctttttaatttcacccctgcactttctatactcctctcggctttccgcAGTTTTGAGCTTTTGGTATttgacataagcttcctttttctccCTTATCCTACTCTGTATGGTCCTTGATATCCAGGAGGCTCTCGATCTTGGAGTCTCACGCTTTTTCTTTgatggaacatatttgctctgaaccctcactatctcctccttgaatgcttcccactgatctgacactgatttaccttcaagtagctgtttccagtccacttttgttaaattacatctcagcttagtaaaattgtcctTTTCCCACttgagaacttttattcctggtttatctttctccttttccataactacgctaaatctaactgaattatgctCACTactaccaaaatgctctcccattgataaTCCTTCCAATTCTTTTGCAATTCATTCACGTGCAAATTAGGTAGATTTCTTCCTGAAAATATCATTATGGGTTACAGTATATTAGTAATTAGAGACATGATATGTGGTAAGTgtcacatgcttgggaggaacaggtgattttGGTCCTATGTTTCTTAAAGCTCTCTCCCACTGGATATTTCCTCACCACACGTTGCAGGCTCtgctgtagactaattgatagagactaATTGCTCGGATTagtaaataataaataattaaaacaaatgtacaggacataaacaggccattctgtccaactggtccatgccatcgTTTATGCTCCACCTGAGCCTCGTTCCGCTCTTATTCATccaatcctatcaacatatccttttattcccttctccctcacgtgtttctgCAGTTTCCATTCATGCTAGTcagctcaactactccttgtagtagcgagtttcacattctaaccagtctctgggtgcagaagtttctccggaattccctattggatttattagtctctAGCTTATATTTGTGACcgctcgttctggtctcccccgcaaatggaaaaatcttctctgcatctaccctttcgtaccctttcattatcttaaagacctcgatcaggtcatctctcttttctggagaaaagcgccccagcctattcaatctttcctcaaagcagatctttattgcaccttcttttcaaggatgacataaggacaatagtgagaaaggatctttacTCAGATAATCAGAAAATAGAATCAGAGGAGAAATCAAGTAATAAgacgagcttgtaacaaaggtaatgcagtaatcgtaggggactttaatcttcatatatacTGGGCAAATCAAAATTGGCAAAAGTATTTTGGGGACAAGTTCTTGGAATGCATTTgaggcagtttcctagaacaatccaTCTTGGAACCGACAATGGAAAAGGCTGCTTTAGATCttctcttgtgtaatgagacagggttaattggcAATGGATccttggggaagagtgatcataatatgatagaatttcacattgagttcgagagtgacaaaCTTAAGTCCCAAACTCAagccttaaacttaaacaaagccaattacatatgtatgagggacgagttggctaaacttgattggaaaattagattaaagtatatgacagtagataagcaatggtgaacttttaaagaaatatttcataattctcaatgaatatacatttcaataaggcataacaactccacaggaaaagtgatccttcCGTTACCCATTACTTTAGATctatttcccctggttactgacccctctgctaagggaagtacgttctccctatccactctatctattcccgtcataattttgcatagctcaattaaatctcccatcagcctcctttgttccacgaaaacaatgttttatacagttttagcacAACCTCCTGCccatatattctatgcctcagctaataaaggaaattattccGTATGCCATTTTAAACACcgtatcaacctgtcctgctacattcagggatatgtggacatgcactctaaggtccctttgttcctctacacctctcagtgtcctcccattaattgtgtgctcccttgccttgtttgcccttcacaaatacattacctcacacttccctgcattGAATTCTATTTGGCACTTATCTGCCCACctaaccagcccattgatatagaatcatagaatcattgaagtgTACAACAcggaaataggcccttcggcccaacatgcccatgtcgcccaatttataccactaagctagtcccaattgcctgcacttggcccatatccctctgtacccatcttccCTGTAGTCTaccactttcctcctcactatcaaccacacggccaattttttatcatttgcaaatttcttgttcaagccccccacattcaagtccaaaccattaatatagacacaaaaagcaagggtccgagtactgagccttgcgggaccccactggaaacagccttccactcgCAATAAGTTAagtatagtattagattaaaagaagagaattctaatgttgccaagaagagttgtAAAGCTGACGATCGGGAGAAATTTaggaaccagcaaaggatgaccaaaaaatgataaagagggagaatatGAGAGTTAACTGGCAAAAATATAACAACAGATTGTTAGATCTTCTTcaagtttgtaaaaaggaagagaatagcaaaagtaaacgtctgttccttagaggctgagacaggagaaattataatggggaataaggaaatggcagagaagttaaacaaatattttgtatctgtcgtcacattAGAagtcacaaaaatcataccagaaataaatgggaaccaatggtctaatgagagtgaggaacgcaAAGTTATTAATATTCggaaaggaaaagtactggagaaattaatggggctaaaagccgacaaatcgccTGGGCCTGATGGTCGCAGAGATAATGAATGcaatggttgtgatcttccaacatgctctagattctagaacggtcctagTGGATTGAAGGGCAGCAAATGTATCctcgctgttcaagaaaggaaggagagagaaaacaaggaactacaggccagttagcctgacatcaatcgtcggAAAAATTctggaatctgttattaaggaactggtaagagggcacttagaaaatcataatttgattcggcagagtcaacatggttttattagcatggattggttaatggacagaaaacagtcagtaggaataaaagggtcattttcaggatggcaggatGTAGCTAGTGAGGTGCTgccaggatcagtgcttgggcctcagatatttaccatctacattaatgatttagatgaaggagcCGAGAGTATTGTTTccacatttgctgatgatacaaagctcggtgggaaactaagctgtgaagaggaacaaagagtctgcaaagtgagtgggcaagaaagtggcagatggagtataatgtgtttaaatatgaggttattcactttactttggtaggaagaatagaaaaagagaatatttttaaaatggtgagaaaatatcaaacgttagtgttcagagggatttgtttgtccttgtacacaaaacagagaaaattaacatgcagatgcagcaagcagttaggaaggtaaattgtatattggcatttattgcaagggggtggagcacaagagtaaggaaaccttgctgcaattgtacagggctttggtgagaccacacctggagtactgtgtacagttttgacctCCGTCTGGAAGGAAGGATTTACTTTCCTTCGAGACagtgcaacgaatgttcactagattgatttctgggatgagagggttgtcctatgaggagtgattgagtagaatggaccgacGCACTCTGGACATTAGAAGAATGAcacgtgatttcattgaaacatattgggCCCGAAATTGGGCCGTGGAGTGCGACAaaacctctccaacatccaagatggcgtcatgtttgcgcacacacgtttccagcgtgaagtgcgccatcttggtataggagttagcgcaggcgcagatagcgaatactggaatcatgtaaagtggggagaaaacggcttcaatcagtgtgcaacgctgatttaaagtgatagacaccattttgggacttaacgctcaactcaacgcacagtctgaaccccgaccatctgaacgtgtcttagcgtGCCTGGGGGAGCCCCCACCATCGCTATTTAAAGGTGCCATCCAGGATTTacgggttagtggctggattatttcatctggctgccgagacgtttgtaactgtttttggaggtctcctcgacgtcaatactaggacacggggacatagcataacattcagagccaggacgtgcaggagtgaagtgtgAAAATGTTTTTACGCACAAAGGgttggagacgtttggaacgctcttcgggAGATGGCACTcggtgctagctcacttgtgaatgttaaatctgagattgatagatttatgtgaACCAAGAGTAATATGgcaaatggggctaaggcgggtatatggagttaggtcatatgttcaccatgatctcattgaatgatggaacaggctcgaggggctacatGCCACTCCcaattgctgcctcttgatatgcgccaccttctcctgcaaaaaagcgggacgtgtttctgggtgatgtgcctgtcatggttgcatCGTGTGtgccctgtgagttgtgggtgagcgggttggaacagtggtaatgtataagcgtgagaggaagcatcttgttggaagagttgattactgatggaattagtttgttggtatgtgggtgatgggaggtggagTGTGTGGTGCAATTTGTAGGAGAGGCCACTTGaccgttgacctcactcaccttgcccactcatgtcaaagcattgatcttcttcctgcactgcatccatgttcatgatgctgtgcgcctgacattgactttgtcccccactgcctcctgcTGTCTCATGGATATAtaactggagggcctcttgcaccctccCCACCGCCCAACCccctgtccctccttctgtccacctcatgcactaaggtctctagtgcatcagaagaactttggtgcatgcactctcgcaggcttgTACCAAAACAGTTCGGCAGATTGGTGCGGTCTGGCatgggatgtgggatttagtagtgtgcaaaatgtattcaatgttttaacataactcatcagtgtgtcaacataaggatgggacctgcatctatgttttacatgtgcgctgtctgatctccgttcagactccgtgcagacagtagactgttattttcagcaaattacgttcccagctacctttaagagatttcgaagcaatatcctccctttaagagattgggctccacCTGATGGTGGactgtgcgaattgcattgattccacgtgaaatggaacgctgattgcaggttcgTGCTCggccggccgaaacttgcgtcctgcctgcacaggggtcattgggcgcggggtaagagTACATCACGCTATCTGTcgccaaaaacggcccctatccaatttttcctgcattgcctccaattcccccgttttatttcAGAACCTGTGTCCATTGCTGTAAAGGCAGTTTAAATCGTTTTTAGTAGCTGTTACTTTAACTTTTACAGAATTTTAACTTATTATTTTTCCTATTTATCACTCCCGGTatgtttttttcagttattttgcTGTTTCCCAGACCTGGAATATTTATGGTTTCTATAACTCTGGTCCCTTTTTCTTACTCTTGTTTTATCTTTTGCACTAATATTTTCGCCTGAACCCCACCCCCCTTATCGGCTTATTAAACaccttatttatcctttccactcggactttggtcccagcctggttcagaTGCCGCCTGTCCCAACGATACAGTTCCTTCCTGCCCCACCCCCATCCTTCAGCCATGTGTTTACTTTACTGATCTGTTCGTCACTATGCCGATTTGCgcctggctcaggtaataatcctgagatgacTACACtggaggtcctgcttttaaaTTTAGTTCCGAACTCCTGATATTCccatagcaggacctcctccttatgCCATTGGTTCTGACGTGGATCACAACAGCTGGACCCTCCCCCtgcatttccagatttttttccagcCGCTTCCAGATTTCCCTTACCCTGGAACCAAATAGGCAACAAACACTTCGGGACTCTCGATCCTGAATGCAAAGAATCGAATCTATCCCTCTAATTATCAAATCTCCCATAACTACCACCTTTCTACTCTGCACCTCCTCCCCTTGGACAGCTTTTTGCTCCAGGGTGCcttggtcagcattctggctgtccttcccaCAGTCTTCTTCCTTATCCTCATAGGTATCAAGTgatttgtacctgttggacaggactaGTGCCTGTTGGACCTCCTCGTCTATATCCCCTTCTATCAGACTGCCCACTGACTACCAGCCACACTATCCCCCTCCTCTATCCTCTGAGTTGTGACTGAATTCTGGAGAATGTTGTCCAGATTTTCCATCCCCTtccttatgtgtcagagtgtctgtAACTCGCAATCCGGCTCAAGGACTCTAAGCcgacatgtgcacagatccctgaaggtcgcaggacaggtagttaaggtggttacgaaggcatacgggatactttcctttattagcagaggcatagaatataagagcagggaggtaatggtagaactttataaaacactagttcggccatagctggagtaatgtgttcagttctggtcaccacattacaggaaggatgtaattgcactcgagagcgcaccgaggagatttacaaggatgttgcatgACTGTAGAATTTTACCCATTAGGAaatattggataggttggggttgttttctttggatcagaggaggctgatcggggatttaattgaagtgtacaaaattatgaggtgccaaaatagagtggatagggaggatataTTTCCcattgcagagaggtcaataacctgaGGGCATAGATTAAAAGTGAttcgtggaaggattagaggggagctgaggaaaacatttttcacccagagggtgatgggggtctggaactcactgcctgaaagggtggaagaggcagaaagcctcaactcatttaaaaagtacttggatgtgcactggaagtgccgtaacctgcagggctactgaccaagtgctggaacgtgggattaggctgggtggctcattttcggtaggcgcggacacgatgggccgaatggcctccttctgtgcggtaaattttctatgattctatgataatgcaaATAAGCAATCTGCTACACTCTTGAGGACCACAAACAGCCGCAGCGCCTTTTTTACCCACAGTTCTCGTTGTGCTCTCGCCAACAACTCCATTCTCATCGTATTATGTGTCTCCTGGaaaggtagaaggcgaactagatggaactTGGTCTTCTTTGCGTCTAGCAAATCCTGTGTTCGTATAATTATGGTTTTGGGGCCGTGCTCAGTGAGCGGAGAACAATGGGTCTGGACAATACGTCTTCCCATTTCCGAGAGTGCACAAGATCCAAACCATTGCCAGGAGGGTTACTGGTCTCACTTTATTAAACTGTTAAACTTGACATCTAACAACAGACAGATCTCggactctctgtctcccatctcAATGTGAAGATACTCGAGGGGCCTCGGGGCTGGTGGGAATGTACCAGGCCTGAGTCAGCACCGACAAGAGAACTGGAAACTAATTAATAACAGATTGCAACCCTGAATTAAGCAATCGTAATTTCACATTGGGAAATGATCTTAGTGTGAGTGACTGTTTATCTGAGAGGTCAGGCAGTGTGTTACATGGGCGAGAAGAGTTTCGGATGGAATATAAGGTCCAATCATGATGGTTCTTAGAATtttcattatttaaataatttagcAATTAAGCACAGTGGATATTTCACTCCATTCTTTAACTCgtctctgaatttactctggTTCCCTGCATAAATAAATGGGTTGATGCAGGAACACCAAAACTGAAGCATGAATCCACTTTCCTCCAGAATAAAGTTTGATTCATCGAAATTAGAACCTGAGAAATAACTAACGTTAGCAATTAGGACATAGAGGAAAGTTATGAGAAACAACAACCATAACAGGATGAGACTGCCCGAAATACAGATGAGCAAAACAAAGGATTTTCTccggctctccatctctgggtcactctgaTTCTCAACTTTGCTGCGGATCTGGAGTCTTCTGCGGATTCtaatggccgctaaaatgtgcctgacggtcagagcattgagcaataaaatcagaatgaatgggagagaaGGGGTTAAAATGCGCTGAATCCAGTCAAATGTGGCCCATGCGGGTGAGGTATAAAATATTAACTTTATCTTGCAGTACCAGGGTATGTTGTTAATTGTATACAAAGGTTCATATATAAAATACcagaatgtattttttaaacagcTCAGGACACAGACCGTTCctataacaacagccgccgttttctcggtacaATATGTTGTTTTCAGCTCCTGACAACAAATGgcgacaaatcgatcaaaggtgaacacGACCGTTACCCAGACAGAACCGTCTCTAATTGCATAAATTAAGACAAAACTGAGACTACAGACCGGGGTGATGGACAGGAAACTGAATGGGAAATAAATCCCCACAATCCGGTTTAATATCACagccgtgataatgaccaggagatccgtcaccgccatggacaccaggtagcaAGTAATACAtctggagagaccgcaccttcctcgggacaggatcacaatcactGCCAAGTTAACTGGAAGAGAAAAAAGGGGAGGAAATGTCTGTGTGCGAGCGAAAACAGGAAGATTAGTGATCCGACTCCCAGCAAAATCATACGTTTGACAGAATTAGGTGTGAAATTTACAACGTTGACACTTGATCCTGAGATTAAATCGATCCCATACCCTTTGGATTCCCATTTCTCTGTTTAAAATAATCATCCGGATTATAAATGAGACAGGCCAAAGACATCGGCATGTGAATTAATATAAAAACACAATGGGAACAAGAAACCCATTGAAACCAACGTGGGAACGTCAAATAGACAAGAAAAGGAACAGGTCTTAAAGAATCAGTAAAATAGTTCATAATAAATGCGAAGATTAGGTGACGGGAAAGCGCATGTATTGCAGAAGATATTTCAGAGAATAAATCATAAAACACTCGACAATAAAACTGGAAACATGCAAGAAAgaacaaaaaacttgcatttaaaaccGATGTTGTCCCATTGGCGACCCAATCACTCTCATCGATGAATTACTGTCAAATCATTCACTGTTGGAAAATTCAACAGTCAGCTTGTCCAAAGAGATTCCCAAACAGCGGGAGGGGTGAACAGACAATTGATAATCTCTGAATTTGCGGAGGGAATGTTGGCGAGCAGACAGTGATAACTCCAAGTTCTTCTGCTAATAGTCACCTGGGATCTTCAATGACCAGCTGACCCATTGTGACTGGCAGATGATGAGGTATCATTCGGAGAAAGCCCTTCCGACACGCTCCCTCGTTACAACTCTGCGCTGTTATGAAAAATTATCGGCTTTGTCCTGTAATGGATAGTGAACTACAACTttgtgactcagagatgagagatgGCACCAGTTATACAATGTGGAGAAAAGAACGAAAACGGGAACAGTCCGGGACATTGGCAGGTGAAAAGAGCAGGACGGACACCCGGAATCAGCAGCGGTCACTGGAAAACCGTCAGCAGCAGCTAATGTGGAAGAGCAGTGCCAGGCTGAACCAATGAatggagttcatagaatcatagaatcctagaagagtaacagcgcggaaggaggccattcggaccatcatgTTTCTGCCGGCTCCATGctagaccaatccagctagtcccacctccccgcccaattcccatagccctgtattttttttccttttaagtacttatccaacccccttttgaatgccatgattgaatcttcctctaccaccccctcgggcagtgcattccagatcctaaacattcatcatgcaaaaaagtttttcctcacgtcacctttggttcttttgccaatcatcttaaatcgatgtcctctggtccttgacccttccgccaatgggaacagtttctctctgtctcctctgtctagacccttcatgattttcaaccttctctgttccaaggagaacaaccccagcctctccagtctatccacgattcgaaagtccctcatccccggaatcattctagtaaatcttttctgcaccgtctccaaggccgtctcatctttcctaaagtgtggtgccccgaactgacacaatactccagttgtgatctaaccagcgttttataaaggttcatcatagcttccgtgcttttgtactatatgcctctatttataaagcccagaatcccgtacgtttttttaaccgctttcttaacctgccctgccaccttcaacgatttgactACAAATacgcccaaatctctctgttctggtatccaTTTTGGAATTgtcccctttagtttatattacctctcctcgttcttcctaccgaaatggatcacttcacatttttctgcgttaaatttcacctgacacgtgcccgcccattccaccatcctgtctgtatcctcttgaagtctatcactatcctcctcactgtttactacacttccaagttatgggtcatctgcaaattgtgaaattgtgccctgtacacccaagtccaagtcattaatatatattaagaaaagcagtggtcctagttgcgacccctggggaacaccactgtgtacctccTTCCAGTACGAAATACTACCCTTCATCTCTGGCTCCTGTTACTTCGCCAATTCTCAATTCATATATTgccctttattccatggccttCAATCTCCAGGACAAGCCTAtcgtgcggcattttatcaaacgccttttgaagtccatatacacatcaaccgtattgcccacGTCGACCCTCTATGTTAacacatcaaaaaactctatcaagttagaccgatttgccttgaacaagttagagactgagagcagaaaaCCAGCGCTGTGCGAGTATGGGGCAAATGAAGATTCTTTAATAAAAGAGCAACTTGTTACATTCCTTATATTTTTGTTAACAACTCGCTCCGTAACAATATCCTTTAAATCAAATCAATCATTGAATTCAGTCGGGAATACTTAATCTCATCGATGAATCGTTTTTTGAGATTTGCCTGTTTTGTAAATAGTATTCAAAACGAAGACAAGTAAACTAATCATTTAATAAAGCCAGTCAGTAATGAA comes from Heptranchias perlo isolate sHepPer1 unplaced genomic scaffold, sHepPer1.hap1 HAP1_SCAFFOLD_53, whole genome shotgun sequence and encodes:
- the LOC137315024 gene encoding thyrotropin-releasing hormone receptor-like, whose translation is MHGSPKGLVFALYCPVLAVIGVPVNLAVIVILSRGRCGLSRCITCYLVSMAVTDLLVIITAVILNRIVGIYFPFSFLSITPVCSLSFVLIYAIRDGSVWVTVVFTFDRFVAICCQELKTTYCTEKTAAVVIGTVCVLSCLKNTFWYFIYEPLYTINNIPWYCKIKLIFYTSPAWATFDWIQRILTPSLPFILILLLNALTVRHILAAIRIRRRLQIRSKVENQSDPEMESRRKSFVLLICISGSLILLWLLFLITFLYVLIANVSYFSGSNFDESNFILEESGFMLQFWCSCINPFIYAGNQSKFRDELKNGVKYPLCLIAKLFK